A window of the Candidatus Nitrosotalea okcheonensis genome harbors these coding sequences:
- a CDS encoding GNAT family protein has translation MIQQIEFNDLGFTGLWSNATKLECGTLFLNQNLADDVFFDKLAGITCTSEDMIDESITYFQKNHSVPCIYSLQYPELDCLLEKKGFVRYDIQHVLKRTRPSKKINAMKITHDDIGLWTRIFCEAYDCLDWSSQVASILENTLDSVDYVVDESRVSCMALYEKNSILGLYCLGTLPSKRYRGAATSLIDFASYHADSKNLTLILETYEKDNLLEFYAKLGFEQVYYKTVYTI, from the coding sequence ATGATTCAACAAATCGAGTTCAATGACCTTGGCTTTACTGGATTATGGAGTAACGCCACAAAACTTGAATGCGGGACACTTTTTTTAAATCAAAACCTTGCAGATGATGTTTTTTTTGATAAACTTGCTGGCATTACATGTACCAGTGAAGACATGATTGATGAATCAATAACATATTTTCAGAAGAACCACTCTGTACCATGTATTTACTCATTGCAATATCCAGAGCTTGATTGCCTGCTTGAAAAAAAAGGATTTGTACGCTACGACATACAACACGTTCTCAAAAGAACACGGCCTTCAAAGAAAATAAATGCTATGAAAATCACACATGATGATATTGGTCTGTGGACCAGAATTTTTTGTGAGGCGTATGATTGCCTTGATTGGTCAAGCCAAGTGGCATCTATACTAGAAAACACACTTGATTCTGTGGACTATGTGGTGGATGAATCTAGAGTCTCATGCATGGCTTTGTATGAAAAAAATTCTATCTTGGGATTGTACTGTCTTGGCACTTTGCCATCTAAGAGATATCGTGGTGCTGCCACTTCCTTGATTGATTTTGCTTCGTACCATGCAGATTCCAAAAACCTGACCTTAATTCTGGAAACATATGAAAAAGACAATCTCTTGGAGTTTTACGCAAAATTAGGGTTTGAGCAAGTCTATTACAAGACAGTCTACACTATTTGA
- a CDS encoding deoxyhypusine synthase, which yields MIEPGKPVKDICIKKGDTIDSIFDQMSKSGGFESKNLVDGLNILTAMIEDKDCLKFMSFVGAIVSTGLRGVITDMVKNKMCDIVITTCGALDHDIARHYSDYLEGSFTMDDSELLEEEIHRLGNVLVPLKSYGPLIEEKMQSFLQKAYNEGKKEMSTYDVTKMIGENLGEDSFLYWANKNKIPVIVPGIMDGAVGSQIWMFSQSHNDFRLNVTSDGDLLSGLIFKAKKSGALMIGGGISKHHTLWWNQYRDGLDYAVYITTAQEFDGSLSGALVREAISWGKVTKNAKQTTIHAEATTILPFLYSALLTKLK from the coding sequence ATATTTGATCAAATGTCAAAGTCAGGAGGATTTGAGTCAAAAAATCTTGTTGATGGTCTCAACATTCTGACCGCCATGATTGAGGACAAGGATTGTTTAAAATTCATGTCGTTTGTTGGGGCAATTGTTTCAACCGGCCTAAGAGGGGTGATAACTGACATGGTAAAAAACAAGATGTGTGACATAGTAATAACCACATGTGGCGCTTTGGATCACGATATTGCAAGGCATTATTCTGATTATTTGGAAGGATCATTTACCATGGATGACAGTGAACTTTTGGAGGAAGAGATCCACCGATTGGGAAATGTTTTGGTTCCATTGAAAAGCTATGGACCATTGATTGAAGAAAAAATGCAGTCTTTTCTGCAAAAGGCCTACAATGAAGGCAAAAAAGAAATGTCAACTTATGATGTGACAAAGATGATAGGAGAGAATTTGGGAGAGGATTCATTCCTTTATTGGGCAAATAAAAATAAAATTCCAGTGATTGTTCCAGGAATAATGGATGGCGCAGTTGGAAGCCAAATCTGGATGTTTTCACAAAGTCATAATGATTTCAGATTAAACGTTACCTCAGATGGAGATTTATTATCTGGATTAATATTCAAGGCAAAAAAATCAGGCGCATTAATGATAGGTGGCGGAATATCAAAACATCACACCTTGTGGTGGAATCAGTACAGAGACGGATTGGACTATGCAGTATACATAACAACTGCTCAGGAGTTTGACGGAAGTTTGAGTGGTGCACTTGTCAGAGAAGCAATATCATGGGGCAAGGTTACAAAGAATGCCAAGCAGACTACAATTCATGCAGAAGCCACAACAATCTTGCCATTTCTCTATTCTGCCCTGCTTACCAAACTCAAATAG
- a CDS encoding class I tRNA ligase family protein, translating into MLKLYNSFSLSKEDFVPFEKNLVKMFICGPTVYDYTHLGHARIFLVYDLLCRCLNDQGFKTDVLVNLTDINQNVFDKAKENLTTYKDVAKFYASAFVVTLQSLGIQSVNKLAYVSDYVSSMEVQIRKLLQKKIAYMAHGNVYLDVSQAQNYGKISQQTRDQLNLHRLDIGPGKKNQEDVMLWNCTDYFDFSWESEFGKGVPWWHMQDTAVAVENFGDNYDIHGGARELIYPHHEAHLAQYQLLSGSKQPVKAWVHVGLVLSGGEKMSKSLGNVVWVQDLIKKYDSDLIRLYILSKHYRDDMNFSENDLVMNKSLLDLIRLTALRVSDTTHDTISNLIHDFMESLNDDLDSPTALAKLEKICIKVKNGKSITQIDFNRLCKVLGIKYDSTNRVQ; encoded by the coding sequence ATGCTCAAACTTTACAATTCTTTTTCTTTATCTAAAGAAGACTTTGTTCCGTTTGAAAAAAATCTTGTAAAGATGTTCATTTGTGGTCCTACTGTATACGACTATACACATCTTGGGCACGCAAGAATTTTTTTAGTATATGATCTCCTGTGTAGGTGTCTGAATGATCAAGGATTCAAAACCGATGTTCTTGTGAACTTGACTGACATTAATCAAAATGTCTTTGATAAAGCAAAAGAAAATTTGACAACTTACAAAGATGTGGCAAAGTTTTATGCATCTGCATTTGTAGTAACGCTGCAGTCACTTGGCATACAAAGTGTAAATAAACTTGCATATGTGTCTGATTATGTTTCAAGTATGGAGGTGCAGATAAGAAAATTACTGCAAAAAAAGATTGCATATATGGCACATGGAAATGTATACCTTGATGTCTCCCAAGCACAAAACTATGGGAAGATTTCACAGCAGACACGAGACCAGCTAAACCTACACAGATTGGATATTGGCCCTGGCAAGAAAAACCAAGAAGATGTCATGCTATGGAACTGTACTGACTATTTTGATTTCTCATGGGAAAGTGAATTCGGAAAGGGTGTTCCATGGTGGCATATGCAAGATACTGCCGTTGCGGTAGAAAATTTTGGCGACAATTATGATATTCATGGAGGTGCACGGGAATTGATATATCCGCATCATGAGGCACATCTGGCACAATACCAGCTTTTGTCCGGTTCAAAACAACCAGTCAAAGCATGGGTACATGTGGGCCTTGTTTTATCTGGAGGGGAAAAGATGTCCAAATCTCTAGGAAATGTTGTTTGGGTACAGGACCTGATCAAAAAATATGACTCTGATCTTATACGGCTGTATATTCTCTCAAAACATTATCGTGACGACATGAATTTTTCTGAAAATGATTTGGTGATGAACAAATCATTGCTTGACTTGATTCGCCTAACTGCACTTCGAGTCTCAGATACCACACATGACACCATATCAAATCTGATACATGATTTTATGGAATCATTAAATGACGATCTTGATTCACCCACAGCTCTTGCAAAATTGGAAAAAATATGCATCAAAGTAAAAAATGGAAAGAGTATCACTCAAATTGATTTTAACCGCCTGTGTAAAGTACTTGGTATAAAATATGATTCAACAAATCGAGTTCAATGA
- the dinB gene encoding DNA polymerase IV, with translation MDNRVVFHIDFDYFYAQCEEIRRPDLKTKPVVVCVYSDRGGDSGAVATANYLAREYGVKSGMPIKFAKKKLVDISESVFLPTDFEYYSEVSENAMNIIRNHADIFEYVGRDEAYLDVTNRTSHNFKNAAHLAQQLKNSLRSTIKLSSTIGISSNKLVSKIASGYKKPDGLTIIEPQEIESFLGPLPIRTIPGIGKKSEEKLSEMNLETISQLHNVDVFTLNGLFGRKIGSYIYNAARGIDEESVSPRHDPIQYSRIVTLKQDSKDFGYLANDLEKLCDDLYKTIVRDNILFRSVGIQFVQSDLSNRTKSRTLRNPTSSLDELKKTAIQLLRESIEDQKLPVRRLGVRVSDFSRISGQIDITRFF, from the coding sequence GTGGATAACAGAGTCGTATTTCATATTGACTTTGATTACTTTTATGCCCAGTGCGAAGAGATACGCAGACCAGACCTAAAGACAAAGCCTGTAGTTGTATGTGTATATTCAGACCGTGGAGGAGATAGTGGGGCAGTTGCAACTGCCAACTATTTGGCTAGAGAATATGGAGTCAAATCAGGGATGCCAATCAAGTTTGCAAAAAAGAAACTTGTAGACATATCAGAGTCTGTTTTCTTGCCTACTGACTTTGAATATTATTCAGAGGTTTCAGAAAATGCCATGAACATCATAAGAAATCATGCCGATATTTTTGAGTATGTTGGAAGAGACGAGGCATATCTGGATGTTACAAATAGAACAAGCCATAATTTTAAAAATGCGGCACATCTGGCACAACAACTCAAGAATTCATTACGCAGTACAATAAAGCTTTCAAGCACTATCGGAATATCTTCAAACAAGCTTGTTTCAAAGATTGCATCAGGCTACAAGAAACCAGATGGTCTTACCATCATAGAGCCACAGGAAATTGAATCATTTTTAGGTCCACTACCAATACGAACAATCCCAGGAATAGGCAAAAAATCCGAAGAAAAACTTTCTGAGATGAATCTTGAGACAATATCACAACTTCATAATGTTGATGTCTTTACCCTAAACGGATTATTTGGAAGAAAAATTGGATCATATATTTACAATGCGGCACGTGGGATCGATGAAGAGTCAGTATCTCCAAGACATGACCCCATCCAGTATAGCAGGATAGTAACATTAAAGCAAGATTCCAAGGATTTCGGGTATCTTGCAAACGATTTAGAAAAACTTTGTGATGATTTGTATAAAACCATAGTAAGGGATAACATACTTTTTAGATCTGTTGGAATTCAGTTTGTCCAGTCAGACCTGTCAAATAGGACAAAATCAAGGACCCTTAGAAACCCAACATCAAGTTTGGACGAGTTGAAAAAAACTGCGATTCAGTTGCTAAGAGAATCAATCGAGGACCAGAAACTGCCTGTGAGACGACTAGGAGTACGAGTCTCAGATTTTTCACGGATTAGCGGACAGATAGACATTACAAGATTTTTTTAA
- a CDS encoding Lrp/AsnC ligand binding domain-containing protein produces the protein METLYILINCDLGSEVDIINELAKISEVKEVRGTYGIYDIFVKLQADSGSTLEALITHKIRRLPKVRSTVTLTPILSQGGR, from the coding sequence ATGGAAACACTCTACATACTCATTAATTGTGATCTAGGTTCTGAAGTAGATATAATCAATGAGCTTGCAAAAATTTCAGAAGTAAAAGAGGTCAGAGGTACGTATGGGATCTATGATATTTTTGTAAAACTACAGGCTGATTCAGGCTCTACACTGGAAGCCCTAATTACACACAAGATACGAAGACTCCCAAAAGTTCGTTCCACTGTGACATTGACTCCGATCCTTTCCCAGGGTGGGCGTTAA
- a CDS encoding proteasome assembly chaperone family protein: MGNEVYIREIISIDIKEGYFIDGFPYTGLANAIATESLVNTTSQFELAGVLDSDLFPPISIVRDEIPNFPARILVNKDLKVAVFSSYLTPHESIHRDVARVMLKWASDHKCSFIISSSAIKSDDETPVVIGVGSTEDAKKKLRDADIPILKNGTIPGIPGILLNEGSIAKINVIVLLCKAKESGPDFRAGAEICMAMTKLVPGASCNLKLLLSEAEGIEQNLKQTEQDAGPFRDAIYG, translated from the coding sequence ATGGGAAACGAGGTATACATTAGAGAAATCATTTCAATTGATATAAAGGAAGGCTATTTCATAGATGGTTTTCCATACACGGGTTTAGCAAATGCCATTGCAACAGAGTCACTTGTCAACACAACATCTCAATTTGAATTGGCGGGTGTACTTGACTCTGATCTTTTCCCGCCAATTAGCATTGTAAGGGATGAGATACCAAATTTTCCTGCCCGGATTTTAGTCAACAAAGATCTCAAGGTAGCAGTCTTTTCATCATACCTTACTCCCCACGAATCCATTCATCGTGATGTAGCACGAGTCATGCTAAAGTGGGCAAGCGATCACAAGTGTTCTTTCATCATAAGTAGTTCAGCAATCAAAAGCGATGATGAAACACCGGTTGTGATAGGGGTTGGCAGTACTGAAGATGCAAAGAAAAAATTACGTGATGCGGACATACCAATATTAAAGAATGGAACCATACCAGGAATTCCAGGAATTTTATTAAACGAAGGCTCCATAGCGAAAATCAATGTCATAGTATTATTGTGCAAGGCAAAAGAATCAGGGCCTGATTTTCGAGCAGGCGCTGAGATTTGCATGGCAATGACAAAACTTGTCCCAGGAGCATCATGTAACCTCAAGTTATTGCTCAGTGAAGCGGAAGGCATAGAACAAAACTTGAAACAGACAGAACAAGACGCAGGCCCATTCAGAGATGCAATTTACGGATGA
- a CDS encoding AlbA family DNA/RNA-binding protein, translating to MSRPPNIVFIGKKPILTYLNATLTLLANEPTVTIKARGRSMVTAVDVSQMIVKRMSAMGYRVSGVRIFSERLESNDGKERNVSTIEVDVSKS from the coding sequence GTGTCCAGACCGCCTAATATTGTATTTATTGGTAAAAAACCCATTTTGACATACCTTAATGCTACTCTCACCCTTCTTGCAAACGAGCCTACCGTGACCATAAAAGCAAGGGGCAGAAGCATGGTTACGGCAGTCGATGTATCACAGATGATAGTAAAAAGGATGAGTGCAATGGGATACAGAGTAAGTGGAGTGAGGATCTTCTCTGAGAGGCTTGAATCAAATGATGGGAAAGAAAGAAACGTTTCAACCATAGAGGTAGACGTTTCAAAAAGTTAG